In the genome of Caloranaerobacter ferrireducens, the window GCAAGTTGTTGGTATAGGTAAAAGTAGATGCAAAGGCATAAAGAAAGGTGTTGTAGTAGATATAGAAGAAACTACTAAGGCTATACTTGAAGCTGTTACCCAAGCTGAAAATATGGCAGATCTTGAAATTTATGAAGCTTATATAAATATACCTGGTGGATATACAAAACTCATTAGAAATAAAGGAATTATAGCTGTATCAAGTGATGATAAAGAAATTTCTTTTGAAGATGTCAAAAGAGTTTTGAATTCAGCGACAATTGTATCAATACCACAAGATCAAAGAATTATTGATATAATACCTAGGCAGTACATAGTTGATGGATATGATGAAATTAGTGACCCTGTTGGAATGGTGGGAATCAGGCTGGAGGTTGAGGCAGACATAATTGTAGGCTCAACAACAACTGTACTAAATTTGGTGAAAAGTGTTAATAAAGCAGGTATAGAAGTGTTAGGAATTGTAATGGAACCTATAGCAACTTCTGAAGCTGTTTTAACGAAAGATGAGAAGGATTTAGGAGTTTTACTATTAGACATTGGTGCAGGAACGAGTGATTTTTCTGTTTTTAAAAATGGAACATTAATATATTCAAATATTTTACCTATTGCGGGGAATCATATTACTAATGATATATCAGTTGGACTTAGATTACCTTTTAATAGAAGTGAAGAGATTAAAAAGAAGTTTGGCGTTGCTTACACGAAGTTAGCTGATGATAATAATATTTTTGAAATAAATCCTTTAGGGTTTAGCAATAATTTAGAAGTTAATGAAATGCAATTATCAGAAATTATTGAAGCCAGAATAAGGGAAATATTTGAGATAATTAATACAGATTTAATAAAAAATAGAGTTAAAGATAAGATATTGACTGGTATAGTAATAACAGGTGGAGGTGTTAGTTATTTTAAAGGTGTGACTGAATTAGGGATAGAAGTTTTTGGATTACCTGTACGAATTGGACAACCTTATCAGATGGGAACTCAAGAACCTATTTTTTCTTCAGCAGTTGGACTTATAAATTATGGTTTCAAAAGGAAATTAAATTATTATATAGAATATAATAATGTAGAAATAAAGAAAAGTAGAGGTAAGAAAAGAAGTAAAAATACAAAAAGCGTAATGTCTATCTTAAAAACAATATGGGATGAGTATTTTTAAAAAACAATAGCGAAGGGGGAATTTGATGTTTGAATTTGATGTAGAAATGGATCAGTTTGCTTGTATAAAAGTAATTGGCGTAGGCGGTGGCGGAAATAACGCAGTAAATAGAATGATAGAGTCTCAAGTTAAAGGTGTTGAGTTTATTGCTATAAATACTGACAAACAGGCTTTACATACTTCAAAAGCTGAAATTAAAATACAAATTGGTGAAAAATTAACTAAAGGTTTAGGAGCTGGAGCAAATCCAGAGATTGGAAAGAAAGCTGCTGAAGAAAGTAGAAATGAGATTCTTGAAGCAATTAAAGGAGCAGATATGGTTTTTATAACTGCTGGAATGGGTGGAGGTACAGGAACGGGAGCTGCACCAATTGTTGCTGAAATAGCTAAAGAATTAGGAATATTAACAGTTGGTGTTGTAACAAAGCCTTTTATGTTTGAAGGTAGAAGAAGGATGCTTCATGCAGAAAAAGGTGTTGAAGAATTAAAATCTAGAGTAGATACATTGGTGACAATACCTAATGATAGATTATTACAAGTAGTTGAAAAGAAAACTTCAATAATGGATGCTTTTAGAATTGCTGATGATGTTTTAAGACAAGGTATTCAAGGCATATCAGATTTAATTGCTGTGCCAGGGCTTGTTAACCTTGACTTTGCAGATGTTAAGACTATTATGTTAGAACAAGGTTTAGCTCATATGGGAATTGGAAGAGCTAGTGGAGAAAATAGAGCTATTGAAGCAGCAAAACAAGCTATTCAGAGTCCTTTACTTGAAACTTCTATTGAAGGAGCTAAAGGAGTGTTACTTAACATTACTGGTGGAAGCAATCTAGGCTTATTTGAAGTAAATGAAGCTGCTGATTTGATTAAACAAGCAGTAGACCCAGATGCAAATATTATTTTTGGTGCAGTTGTTGATGAAAGTTTAAAAGATGATATTAAGATTACTGTTATAGCAACAGGATTTGATCATGCTAAAAAAGAAAGTCAAGCAAAAACTATAAATAAAAAATTCGAAGATAAAAATAATGTTAAAACAAATAGTGAAGTTAAACAATTTGATACAGATGATTTAGATATTCCAACCTTCCTAAGAAGGAGGAGTAAATAAACCCTTTTCTTAACAGAAAAGGGTTTTTTTCGACTTCAGTAAATGACAAATTTTTGAAAGATAATATTATATAATAGACATAAAAATGAGGACAACTGAATATTTGTAGATTAGAGGACCAATTAATTTGAGGGGGCAGTATTTTGTACGTATATGCTGAGTACCTTATTCTAGAAAATTTTATTATTAATTTCATTATATTATATGTAACTAAAAGATTTACAAGAACTGAAACATCAAGATTAAGATTAACTTTAGCTGCTTTGATAGGTGCTGTTTATACTTTAGTTGTATTTTATCCTAAGCTAAGTTTCATGGTTAATTTTACTATGAAACTAACTATTTCAATTCTTATTGTAATTGTAGCTTTTAATCCTATTACTTTTAAAAAATTTCTCAAGTTAATTGCAACATTTTACATAGTATCTTTTGTTTTTGCAGGTTCTGCTTTGGCTCTTTTTTACTTAATAGATGTAGACTCTTATATTGGTAATGGTATTTTTTATATAAAAGATTTTCCTATTAAAATACTTGCATTTGCAATAGTAACATCATGGATTTTGATTAAGTATACATGGAGTTATATACATGGAAAAATAAGCAAAGATAAAATACTAGTTCCTATTGCTATTTCATTGAAGGATAGGGAAGTACATATTATAGCACTTGTTGATACTGGAAATTCATTGAAAGATCCTTTAACAGATGCTCCAGTTATTATTGTACAGTTTTCGGCAATTAAAAATATATTGCCTGAAAAAACAAAAAAGCTTTTTGAAATGTATGACACAAAAGATTTGAGACTTATATTACCATTTTTGCAAGGACTGGGACAGGATTTAAAATTTAGAGTAATTCCGTTTAAAACAATTGGTCAAGAAAATGGAGTTTTATTTGGATTTAAACCTGATAGAGTAATTATAAAAGATCAAGATAAAGCTATAACAAATATTGTTATTGGGATATATAATGATAAGTTATCTAATGATGATAAATACGAAGCTTTATTACATCCAGAATTATTAAATTGATTTGGGGGTGGAGAAATTGGGATTTATTGTTAAAATGAAATTATTGATAAGAATATACTATATAAAATTGTTGAAGAAATTTGATTTATTAGATGAAAAAGCAATTTTCTATATTGGGGGAAGTGAAGTTTTGCCACCTCCATTGACCCCTGAAGAAGAAAAATACTTAGTTTCTAAATTGAAAGAAGATGAAACAGTAAGAACAATATTAATAGAAAGAAATTTAAGATTGGTTGTTTATATAGCAAGGAAGTTTGAAAGTACAGGAGTTGGAGTTGAAGATTTGATTTCAATCGGCACAATAGGTTTAATTAAAGCTGTTAGCACTTTTAATCCAGATAAAAAGATTAAATTGGCAACATATGCATCTAAATGCATTGAAAATGAGATACTCATGTATTTAAGAAGGAATAGCAAAACGAGAACCGAAATATCTTTTGATGAACCATTAAATATAGATTGGGATGGGAATGAACTATTGTTATCTGATATTTTAGGTACAGAGAATGATATGATATTTAAGTTGTTAGAAGAGGAAGTAGATAAAGAATTATTAAACGAGGCAATCAAAAAACTTTCAAAAAGAGAGAAGAAAATAGTTGAGTTAAGGTTTGGATTAAATAATGGAGAAGAGAAGACTCAGAAAGAAGTTGCTGATATGCTTGGTATTTCACAATCTTATATATCAAGGTTAGAAAAAAGGATTATAAAGAGATTAAAGAAAGAAATTAATAGAATGGTATAGTATTCTATGACTGGTATAAAAAACCAGTCTTTTTATATTTTTTTGTATAATAATTAAGCCTAAAGTCAATAATTTATTACAGGGGGCAAAACATCGAGGAAGGCAGGGAAAAATATGCATGTAAACAAAGTAGAAATTTGTGGAGTTAATACATCAGAGCTTCCCGTACTTACTAATGAAGAAATGAGAAAGTTATTTGATAGAATTCATGCAGGTGATTTAAAAGCTAGAGAAGAGTTTATTAAAGGTAATTTAAGATTAGTTTTAAGTGTTATTCAGAGATTCAATAAAAGAGGAGAACATGTAGATGATTTGTTCCAAGTAGGATGTATAGGATTGATTAAAGCTATAGATAATTTTGATTTAAGTCAAAACGTTAAGTTTTCTACTTATGCTGTACCTATGATAATAGGTGAAATAAGGAGGTACTTAAGAGACAACAACTCGATAAGAGTTAGTAGGTCCTTAAGAGATATAGCTTACAAAGCACTTCAAGTAAGAGATCAATTAATGAATAAGAATTCTAAAGAACCAACTATTACAGAAATTGCAAACGAATTAAAATTACCAAAAGAAGAAGTAGTTTTTGCATTAGATGCTATACAAGACCCAATATCTTTGTTTGAGCCAATATATCATGATAGTGGTGATGCTATTTATGTAATGGATCAAGTTAGTGATGAGAAAAGTGAAGATGAAACCTGGCTTGAAGGTATTGCTTTAAGAGAAGCATTAAGAAAATTGAATGATAGAGAAAAATTAATATTGAATTTAAGATTTTTTGAAGGAAAAACTCAAATGGAGGTAGCAGAAGAAATTGGAATATCGCAAGCTCAAGTTTCTCGACTTGAAAAGACAGCTTTAAGGCATATGAGAAAACTAATACAAATGAAATAATATTAGTAGCCTCCCTTCTTTAGTTAAATTAAAAGTAATATTTTTTCGCTTCAACTTATAAATATATGTTAGAACAATATTATTTTGTATATGTCTATTAAGAGTATTTATACCTTAAATTAATGGATTAAAAGAAAATAAAGAAGGTGAGGCTATGGTAAAAACTTCTGATTTGAAGGAAAAGGAAGTAATTAATGTAAGGGATGGTTCAAGATTAGGTCTTATATATGATATTGAAATTGACTTGAATAGGGGAGTAGTTGAAGCTGTATATATTCCTGGAAGTAGTAGATTACTTAGTTTTTTTGGGAGAAGTGATGAATATGTTATTAAATGGGAAGATATAATAAAGATTGGTAAAGATGTTATATTAGTGGATTATGATATAAACAGAAGTAGAATAAAAAGAGATTCACAAGAGTGAAGAATAACAGGTTACTTGAATAGACACATATAAAAAAATATAATATAATTTAATCAATGAAATGTTAAGGGGGTAATATAAATATGAAGTGTCCCTATTGCAGCTACTTTGAAACTAAAGTAGTAGATTCAAGACCGACGGATGAAGGACAAGCTATAAGAAGAAGACGAGAGTGCGTTAAATGTAATAATAGATTTACTACATATGAAAAGGTAGAAGAAATTCCTTTGATTGTAGTTAAAAAAGATGGAACTAGACAGGAGTATAGCAGAGATAAGATATTAAATGGTATTATAAGAGCTTGTGAAAAGAGGCCAGTATCTTTAAAGACTATGGAAAATATTGTTGATGAGATAGAAAAAAATCTCTATAATACATTAAAAAGAGAGATAAGTACTGAATGTATTGGAGAGATGGTGATGAATAAGCTTAAAGATATCGATGAAGTAGCTTATGTAAGATTTGCATCAGTCTATAGACAATTTAAAGATATAAACACTTTTATGGATGAATTGAAGAAGTTATTAGATGAGAAGAAATAAGTTTTTTTGTAAAGGTGAGACTTATGAAGTATAATAAGGGTTTTACTTTAGTAAGGGAAAAAGGTATTTATTATTATGTTATTGATAATTTCGAAAAAACGGGGTTAGTTAAACATTTATTTACAACAAGAATCGGTGGAGTAAGTTCTAATCCATATTATAGTCTTAATCTAGGTTTTAAAACTGGTGATGAAGTAAATAATGTAAAAAAGAATTTTTTAAAAGTTTTTGAAATAATCGATACTTGTGAAAAAAATGTAGTATTTTCTAATCAGGTTCATGGAACCAATATTCAAATTGTAGACGATAAACTACTTACAGATAACGTATATGATAGACTAAGTGATGGGGTTGATGGGCT includes:
- the sigE gene encoding RNA polymerase sporulation sigma factor SigE, with amino-acid sequence MVKMKLLIRIYYIKLLKKFDLLDEKAIFYIGGSEVLPPPLTPEEEKYLVSKLKEDETVRTILIERNLRLVVYIARKFESTGVGVEDLISIGTIGLIKAVSTFNPDKKIKLATYASKCIENEILMYLRRNSKTRTEISFDEPLNIDWDGNELLLSDILGTENDMIFKLLEEEVDKELLNEAIKKLSKREKKIVELRFGLNNGEEKTQKEVADMLGISQSYISRLEKRIIKRLKKEINRMV
- the nrdR gene encoding transcriptional regulator NrdR, producing MKCPYCSYFETKVVDSRPTDEGQAIRRRRECVKCNNRFTTYEKVEEIPLIVVKKDGTRQEYSRDKILNGIIRACEKRPVSLKTMENIVDEIEKNLYNTLKREISTECIGEMVMNKLKDIDEVAYVRFASVYRQFKDINTFMDELKKLLDEKK
- the spoIIGA gene encoding sigma-E processing peptidase SpoIIGA, translating into MYVYAEYLILENFIINFIILYVTKRFTRTETSRLRLTLAALIGAVYTLVVFYPKLSFMVNFTMKLTISILIVIVAFNPITFKKFLKLIATFYIVSFVFAGSALALFYLIDVDSYIGNGIFYIKDFPIKILAFAIVTSWILIKYTWSYIHGKISKDKILVPIAISLKDREVHIIALVDTGNSLKDPLTDAPVIIVQFSAIKNILPEKTKKLFEMYDTKDLRLILPFLQGLGQDLKFRVIPFKTIGQENGVLFGFKPDRVIIKDQDKAITNIVIGIYNDKLSNDDKYEALLHPELLN
- the ftsZ gene encoding cell division protein FtsZ — encoded protein: MFEFDVEMDQFACIKVIGVGGGGNNAVNRMIESQVKGVEFIAINTDKQALHTSKAEIKIQIGEKLTKGLGAGANPEIGKKAAEESRNEILEAIKGADMVFITAGMGGGTGTGAAPIVAEIAKELGILTVGVVTKPFMFEGRRRMLHAEKGVEELKSRVDTLVTIPNDRLLQVVEKKTSIMDAFRIADDVLRQGIQGISDLIAVPGLVNLDFADVKTIMLEQGLAHMGIGRASGENRAIEAAKQAIQSPLLETSIEGAKGVLLNITGGSNLGLFEVNEAADLIKQAVDPDANIIFGAVVDESLKDDIKITVIATGFDHAKKESQAKTINKKFEDKNNVKTNSEVKQFDTDDLDIPTFLRRRSK
- a CDS encoding YlmC/YmxH family sporulation protein, whose amino-acid sequence is MVKTSDLKEKEVINVRDGSRLGLIYDIEIDLNRGVVEAVYIPGSSRLLSFFGRSDEYVIKWEDIIKIGKDVILVDYDINRSRIKRDSQE
- the sigG gene encoding RNA polymerase sporulation sigma factor SigG, with the translated sequence MHVNKVEICGVNTSELPVLTNEEMRKLFDRIHAGDLKAREEFIKGNLRLVLSVIQRFNKRGEHVDDLFQVGCIGLIKAIDNFDLSQNVKFSTYAVPMIIGEIRRYLRDNNSIRVSRSLRDIAYKALQVRDQLMNKNSKEPTITEIANELKLPKEEVVFALDAIQDPISLFEPIYHDSGDAIYVMDQVSDEKSEDETWLEGIALREALRKLNDREKLILNLRFFEGKTQMEVAEEIGISQAQVSRLEKTALRHMRKLIQMK
- the ftsA gene encoding cell division protein FtsA; translated protein: MGNVVTSIDLGSSKICVIISEIDSNGQLQVVGIGKSRCKGIKKGVVVDIEETTKAILEAVTQAENMADLEIYEAYINIPGGYTKLIRNKGIIAVSSDDKEISFEDVKRVLNSATIVSIPQDQRIIDIIPRQYIVDGYDEISDPVGMVGIRLEVEADIIVGSTTTVLNLVKSVNKAGIEVLGIVMEPIATSEAVLTKDEKDLGVLLLDIGAGTSDFSVFKNGTLIYSNILPIAGNHITNDISVGLRLPFNRSEEIKKKFGVAYTKLADDNNIFEINPLGFSNNLEVNEMQLSEIIEARIREIFEIINTDLIKNRVKDKILTGIVITGGGVSYFKGVTELGIEVFGLPVRIGQPYQMGTQEPIFSSAVGLINYGFKRKLNYYIEYNNVEIKKSRGKKRSKNTKSVMSILKTIWDEYF